TGCCCTCGCTGCCGCTGTACCTGCACGGCTATGGGCACGTGCTGGCGGCGGCCTACGGGGCCCTGCCCGGGGTGCCGTGGCTGGGGCTGCTGCTGAGCGCGCTACTTGGTACTGCTACAGGGCTGTGGTTTGCGGTGCTGGATGAGCTGCTGCGGCCGCACTTGCGGCCGGGGCCCCTGGCGCTGACGCTGGTGGCGTTTTTCGGCGGGGCGTGGCTCGAGCACTGGCTATGGTTCAGCCACGCGCGGGTGCCGCTGCTGCTGGCGGGCGCAGCCGTGCTGTACGCTGCCCAGCGGCCGGGGCGCTGGGGGCCGCTGCTGCTGGGCCTGCTCAGCCTAGGGGCTGCCTGGCTGGTGCGCCCCGGCCTGGCCGTGGTGGGGGCCGCCGCCGCTGTGCCGGCCGCCGTGCTGCTGGCCGGCGGCTGGCGCCGCGCCGCGCCGGTGCTGGCGGGCGCGGCGCTGCTGCTGGCCGGAGCCACCGGCGCGGCCGCCCTGGGGCAAACGCCCGCCGAAGGCCAAACCCAGACCCGCGACGCCTTTTTTGCCCGCGTGCTCGACTTTGAGCAACTGCGCCCGCAGCCCCGCACCCCGGCCGATGGCCTGGGCACCGCCGCCGTGAACCTGTGGCTGCTGGGCGACTCGACGGCCGTGAACGAGGCCCTGGCCCGCCGCGCCTACCGCTTCGACGCGCGGGAATTCTTCGGCCGCACGGTGCCCGCCAAGCTGGGGCTGCGGGCCGGGCTATTGGTGCGCGACTACTTCCCGGTGCTGCTGGCGCTGGGGGCCCTGGCCGGGGGCGTGGCTCGCCGCCGGGGCCCCCAGCGCCCGGCGTGGGGCTTTTGGCTGGTCCAGGTGGGCTTTGCCGGGGCCCTGGTGGTGCTGGCGGGCGGGTTCAAGCTGCCGCCCCGCCTCGCGCTGCCGCTGCTTGACTTTTGGCTGCTGGCCAACTTGGCATTTTGGCTGGAGGCGCCCGGCGCGGGCCGGGTGGGAGCGGGGCCCCTGGTGCTTCCCCCAGCGGTGCGGCGGTGGGGCGCGCTGGCGGCGCTGGCCGTGGGGGCCCTGTACGCGGCCAAAACTGGGCACCGCCGCCTGGTGCTGGGGCAGGAGTGCGCCCGCCACGAGCGTGCGCTGGCCGAGCTGGCTGGCCTTACCGCGGGCCGTGTGCGCGTGCTGGCCGGCGCCACCGATTTGCTCAAAAGCCTTTCGCCGTTCCGCGCGTATTCGTTGGGGCCCGGGCCGGTGCTCAGCCTCAGCGGTTGGGCGGCGCACGATGCCTCGCAGCGGGCCCTGTGCCGCGCCCTCACCGGGGCCCCCGGGCAGGCCGAAGCCTTGCGGCGGCTGGCCTGGGCCCCCGCTGGCCAGGTGGCCTGGGTGCTGGCCGCGCCCGAAGCGGCCTGGCTGAACGCGGCGGCCCGGCGCGGCCCGCCCGGCCAGTGGTGGGCCCTGCGCCGGGGCCCTGCGCTGGCCGCCGATTCCAGCTTGCGCTTTTACTATCCCGGGGCCCTGGGCAAACCTTTGGTCCCGCCCGCATCCGCGCCATCGGCTGCGCCGTAGAACATAATTTTGTACCCCGCCCCGTAGCCCGGTAGTGGACCTTTGCGGTCCCGAAAACGGTTACTTCATTACTATTACACGTTTTCGCCTTCCCACCCATGCTCAGCACCACGATGATTTCGCGCGGCGAGGTCTTGCAACACCTCGAAGGCTTCCTGAAGGAAAACATCTACAGTTTTCTCAAAAAAGTGGAGGATAGTTGGCAACCAGCCGACTATTTACCCGATTCGCGCCGCGAAACGTTTTTTGACGAAGTAAAAGACCTGCGCGAAAAGGCCAGTAGCCTCAGCTACGACTTGCTGGCCGTGCTCATCGGCGACACCATCACCGAGGAGGCCTTGCCCAACTACGAGGCTTGGTTCCACGAGCTCGACGACCTGAACCGCGACGACAACAACGGCTGGGCCCAGTGGATCCGGGGCTGGACGGCTGAGGAAAACCGCCACGGCGACTTGCTCAACCGCTACCTCTACCTCTCGGGCCGCGTGAACATGCGCGAATTTGAGATGAGCACCCAGTACCTCATCAACGACGGCTTCGACCTGGGCACCGCCCACGACCCGTACCGCGCCTTCGTGTACACGAGCTATCAGGAAATGGCCACCAACATCTCGCACCGTCGCGTGGGCCAGCTCGCCCGCACCGCCGGCGATGACGGCCTGTCCAAAATCTGCGGCATGATTGCTGGCGATGAAAACCGCCATGCCCGCGCCTATAAGACCTTCGTGGAGAAGATTTTTGAGGTGGACCCCTCGGAAATGATGCTGGCCTTCGAGGACATGATGCGCAAGAAAATTGTGATGCCCGCCCACTACATGCGCGAGCTGGGCATCGACATGGGCAAAACCTACGGCCACTTCACCGACGCCGCTCAGCGCCTGGGTGTGTACACCAGCGCTGACTACACCGACATCCTCGATACGCTGATTGCCGACTGGAAAATCGCCAACATTACCGGCTTGAATGGCGCCGCTGAGAAGGCCCGCGACTACGTGATGGCCCTACCTGCCCGCCTGCGCCGCGTGAGCGACCGCATGCCCGTGCCCAAGCTGGAATACAAGTTTAAGTGGATCAGCTAAGGGCCAAAGCTTTCCTGATGCACTCGCTGCGCAAAAGCCGGCCGGAACTATGTTCCGGCCGGCTTTTTAAGTTAATTTGCAGCGTAATGCTATATTTTGTTTTGCAGGATTGAATATCTTGTACGAGATTTGGCATTCTCTTAATTCCCTTATTTTTATAGACATGGATATTCAGCGCGTCGGCGACATCTCGCATCAGGAATTTATGCGTGATTTTTACAATCCCGGCATTCCAGTGATTTTTACGCAGGCTTCCAAGGTGTGGGAGGCCAACGGCCTCTTTACCCCGGCTTGGTTTGTCGAGCATTATGGCGACCGCACTGCCGAAGTGAAGGGCCGCGAATACACCATGCGCGAGATCATAAGCCTGCTCGAAAACAGCACCGAAGCCAACCCCGCTCCGTACCCTTGCATTTTTGACATCCCGAGGTCGCTGCCTGAGATTTTGACGCTTCTGCAGCCGCTTGATTTGCATTACGCCAAGCCCAACTGGCTTAAGAACAAGCTATTCGAGATTGGCAGGTGGGGCGGTGCTACCGAGTTGTTCATTGGCGGTCCGGGCGGCAAATTTCCCTATCTGCACCTCGATTACTATCACCTCAACGCCTGGATTACCCAACTCTACGGTGAGAAGCGCTTCACCGTATTCCCGCGCGGACAGGAACATTTGCTGTATCCAAAGCCCGACGACTCATGGAAGTCGGAGCTGAATATTTTCGAGCCCGACTTCGAAAAATTTCCCCTTTATCGCGACGCGACGCCTATTCATTTCACCGTTGGGCCGGGCGAAACCTTGTTTATTCCCTTCGGTACCTGGCACACGGCGTACTCGCTTACGCAGACCATTTCGGTGGCATTTGACCAGTTGAACAGCAAAAACTGCAAGCCTTTCATGCGCGATGTGTGGGATTTTAAAAAGCGGCAGAGTACACTTAAGGCCGTAGCCATGTATAGCTACGCCTGGCTAGCCAGCCAGGTCTGCAAAATTGGTGAAAAGGCAGCGGCCTGATTATAGACGCAGCTAGGACCGGGGGCGATGCAGTGCGCCAAGTAGCTGCGTACCCAAAGCCCGGGGGCCCCTAAGCCCAACGGCTGCCTCCTCCCGCTGCTTAACAACGGGCAGGCCTGCATTTGCGCCCCGGCGTGCACTTTGCCCACATGGTAGCCCAGCGTACTTCATTTCGAGTACCTGCGCGCGCTGGCCGCCGGCCAACAGCAAGTGCCCGTGGCCCAAACCTTCGCGTTTGCTAACTTCAAAAAAGCCTTCGAGTAAATCGAAACCGAGCCACCACTGGCAAGGTATTCATCGTCCGTAGGGCGCTAGCCGCACATAATAAGGCCCGCCGTGCATCTCAGCACGGCGGTCCTTTTTGCGTTCAACGCTTTGCGATTAACTGATTTTCACGCCTTTCCAAAAGGCCACGTAGCCTTTGATGTTTTGGGCGGCCTCGCTGGTTTCGGGGTAGTACCAAGCGGCGTCTTTGTTAAGCTCGCCGTTTACGCGCAGCGAGTAGTAGCTGGCGCGGCCTTTCCAGGGGCAGGAGGTGTGGGCGATGCTGTCCTCAAAATATTCCTTTTTGAGGCTATCGGCGGGGAAGTAGTGGTTGTTTTCAACCACAACGGTGGCGTCGCTCTCGGCCACGACGGTGTTGTTCCAAACGGCTTTCATGGGGTGGCAGGGGTAGGGTGGGGTCATACAGGTACAGCAAATGAACATTGCCGCCGCGGGCGTTGTTTTCGCGGCCTATTCCTTTCCTCTCGAAATTATGGCCACTGGCTTCCGCTTCCGCGATTTTGTGCCCGACGAGCAGCCCGAAAAAGGCTTTGAGTCGCTCTTTAAGCTGTTTATGCAGCTGGTTACCATCACTTCCGGCGACGTGGGCGAGTCCCTGTCCTGGCTCAACGAACTTGATAAGCAATACGGCCTGACCGACGATGGCTACGGCATGGGCAACTTCATCGACGACCTGAAGAAGAAGGGCTACATCGACGAAGACGAGCAGAAAAAAGGCGAATTCCACATCACTGCCAAGTCGGAGCAGCAGCTGCGGAAGTCGGCGCTGGAGGAAATCTTCGGCAAGCTCAAGAAAAGCAGCACCGGTAACCACCGCACGCCCCAAACCGGGCAGGGCGACGAGCAGAGCACCGACCTGCGCGAGTTCCGCTTCGGCGATTCGCTGGAGCAGATTCAGATGACCGAGTCGATCCGCAACGCCCAGCTCAACCACGGTGTAGACGATGGTTTTATGCTGACCGAGGGCGACTTGGAAGTGCGCGAAAACGAGCACAAGAGCCAGACCAGCACGGTGCTGATGATTGACATCTCGCACTCGATGATTCTGTACGGCGAAGACCGCATCACGCCCGCCAAGAAGGTGGCCATGGCCCTGGCCGAGCTCGTGAAGCAGAAGTACCCCAAGGACACGCTCGACGTGATTGTGTTCGGCAACGATGCCTGGCAGATTGAGGTGAAGGACCTGCCCTACCTGCAAGTGGGGCCCTACCACACCAACACCGTGGCCGGCCTGGAGCTGGCCATGGACCTGCTGCGCAAGCGCAAAACGCCGAACAAGCAGATTTTCATGATCACCGACGGCAAGCCTACCTGCTTGAAAGAGGGCAACAGCTACTACAAAAACAGCTTCGGCCTTGACCGCAAGGTGGTGAACAAAACGCTGAACATTGCCGCCGCCGCCCGCCGCGTGAAAATCCCTATCACCACGTTCATGATTACTTCCGACCCTTACCTCCAGCAGTTTGTGGAGGAATTCACGGAGGTGAACCAGGGCAAGGCCTACTACTCGGGCCTGAAAGGCCTGGGTCACCTGGTGTTCGAAGACTACAAAAAGAACCGCCGCAAGACCTTGTAGCGGAGAGTTGCAGTTAGTTTACTTCGATGCTAAAACGCCATCCTCTGGGGTGGCGTTTTTTATTTTGGGCACGGTTTGCAGGTAGGCGTACAGGGCGTGCACTTCGGCGTCGGTCAGCTGCGAATATTTGGGCATGGGAGCCCCCAGCGGGCCGTTGGGGCCCCGGCCAAACCGCAGCGCCTGGCCGAGTTGGGCCTCGCTCCAGTCGCCAATGCCGGTGCCGGGGTCGCCGGTGATGTTGCGGCTGACTACTTCGTGGCCCTGTGCGTTCAGCAGCTTATTGCCCCCGCCCAGGTACCCGTCCGACTTTTCGGGCGCCAGGGCATTGTTGGTTTTGAAGTCTTTGGAATGGCACTCGAAGCACTGGTAGCGGCCCACCAACAGGTAGCGGCCAAAGGCCACGGCATCGGTGAGGGTAGGGGCCCCCACGGGCCCGGTGGGCAGGAGTACGGGCTTCATCACGGTGTTGCTGAGGGCCTTGAGCAGCAGCGAAGGTTCCTGCGGGTGCGAAGCCGTAGGACCGGGCTGTGCCATGGCATTGTCGGCGTGCAGAAACGCTACCACGCTGGCCACGTCCTCGTCCGACATGTGCACGAACTTGGGCGTGATGACCCGGTAGCGGCCGTCGCGCCCAATGCCGGTGCGCAGCAGGCCCACCAGTTCGGCATCGGTCCAAGTGCCGATGCCGTGCACGTTATCCTGGGTGATGTTGGAGGCGTACACGGCCCCGAAGTCGGGCGTGACGTCGCGCAGCTGGTGGCCCGACAGGGCCCCCGTTTCGCGGTTGAGGTGGCAATCGGCGCAGGCGGCCAGCACCAGCTTTTCGCCCTGGGCCAGGCGTTCGGGCGTGGCCAGTACCTGGGCCAGGGCCGGCTTGGGGGGCGCGTAGCTCGGGATGCCGCGCGCAGCAACAAACGCCACGAAACCAACATTTGCCACCACAGCCAAACCCAGTAGCAGACCAATCATGCGCAGAACTGTTTTCATAGGAAGTGAATTCGTAAAATCTTAATATGTAAATAATTAAATAAAAATTTAGATAAAAATACTGAATTACAAAACCCATACCTCTACCTGATTTGCGGAAATGGCCCGCCCGCCGGACGGGTTGCGGGGCCCCCGGGCCAACTTGAGGGCGCGGCTGAACCTCCGCCCGGCTTTCCCGGTTGACACATGCGGGAAGCCTGTTTCCCCTTTCTCGTTCCTATGCAACACGACCAGCTTCCAACCAACCACTCGCAACACATCACCACCCTGGGCCAGCTGAAAAAGTCTGGCTACAAATCCCGCTCGGTGAAAACCGAGCTGCGGGAGAACCTGATTCGGAAGCTCCGCCTTAAGGAGGACGTCTTTCCTGGCATTTTTGGCTACGACGAAACCGTGATTCCCGAGTTGCAGCGCGCCATCCTGGCCGGGCACCACATTAACCTGCTGGGCCTGCGCGGCCAGGCCAAAACCCGCATTGCGCGTTTGCTCATCAACTTGCTCGACGAGTACATGCCCGTGGTGGAAGGCTCGGAGCTAAACGACGACCCGCTGCAGCCGCTGTCGGTGTTCGCCAAAAAGCTGATTGAGGAGCACGGCGACAACACGCCCGTGGCCTGGGTGCACCGCGACGAGCGCTACACCGAGAAGCTGGCCACGCCCGACGTGACCGTGGCCGACCTCATCGGCGACGCCGACCCCATCAAGGCCGCCACGCTGAAGCTGCCGTACTCCGACGAGCGGGTGATTCACTTCGGCCTGATTCCCCGGGCCCACCGCGGCATTTTCGTGATTAACGAGCTGCCCGACTTGCAGGCCCGCATCCAGGTATCGCTGTTCAACATTTTGCAGGAAGGCGACATCCAGATTCGCGGCTTCAAGGTGCGCCTGCCGCTGGACATCCAGTTCGTGTTTACGGCCAACCCCGAGGACTACACCAACCGCGGCAGCATCGTGACGCCGCTCAAGGACCGGATTGACGCCCAGATCATCACGCACTACCCCAAATCCATCGAAATCGGTAAGCGCATCACCAAGCAGGAAGCTCGCATCAAGGAGGACCAAAAAGGCATGGTGACGACCAACGAAATCACCCACGACTTAGTAGAGCAAGTGGCCGTTGAGGCCCGCGGCTCCGAGTTCGTGGATGCCAAATCGGGCGTATCGGCTCGCCTCACCATTTCGGCCTTCGAGCAGGTGGTGGCTGGCGCCGAGCGCCGGGCCCTCATCAACGGCGAGAAGACTACCTATGTGCGCGTGGGCGACTTCATCTCAGCTGTGCCCGCCATCACGGGCAAGGTGGAGCTGGTGTACGAGGGCGAGCAGGAGGGCGCGGGCATCGTGGCCGAGAAGCTCATGGGCAAGGCCATTCGCACCCTGTTCCTGAACTACTTCCCCGACCCCGATAAGTCGAAGAAGCTCAAAAACCGCGTTTCGCCCTACAAAACGGTGCAGGAGTGGTTCGGCAGCGGCAATACGCTGGACCTGCTGCACGACGCCTCCGACGCCGACTACCACGCCGCGCTGGACAAAGTGCCCGGCCTGCGCGACATCGTGAAGGAGCTGCACCCCAACGAGGACGCCAACACGACCTACTTTCTGATGGAGTTCCTGCTGCACGGCCTCAGCGAGCACAGTCTCATTTCGCGCAACCGCCTCACCGCCGGGGCCCAGTTCAAGGACCTGCTCTCGTCGATGTTCACCATGCCCAAGTTTGACGAGGGCGACGACGAGGACGAGGAAGAAGAAAAGCCCCGCCGCCGCCGCTAGAGCCTGTTATGTACTTGAAGCGTGTCGGGCGAGCATAATACAGGCAAAAACGACAAAATGAAGCTGCTGTAAGGTCTGACTCAAGCGCTCGTGGTCGCGGGCCAGCCGCCGAAAGCGGCTGCACCAGGCAAAGCTGCGTTCGACCACCCACCGGCGGGGCAATAATACAAAACCAGTCTGCCCTTCTGGTTTCATAATTACTTGCAAGTCAATGTCATGCACCGCCGCTTCGTACTCCGGGTCCTCCCCCGTATACCCCTGGTCGCCGAAGCTGACCTCGACCGTTTGACCCGTCACTTCCTGCACCTGCCGACATAGCTCGCCCACCTGCGCCCGCTCCTGCTCATTAGCCGGGGTGACGACCACGCTCAGCAGGTGGCCCAGCGTATCCACGGCGATGTGCGCTTTACTTCCCTTGCGCCGTTTGGCTCCGTCATAGCCCGCCCGGTGTCCACTCTCAGGCGTGCTTTGCAGCGTGCGCCCGTCAAAAATGACGGCCGTGGGTGTAGCTGCCCGGCCCAGTAACATTCGCTGCAACTCATTCAAGTCGTGTACGATACGTTCGAATACGCGGGCGTCCCGCCAGCGCTCCCATTGCTGGTACACGGCCGCCCAGGGCGGCAGGTCGTGGGGCAGGTAACGCCAGGGGCAACCTGTGTGGGCCAGATAGCGCAAGCCATTAAAGAGGGCGCGCAACGGGTGTTCCCGTTGGGGCGCATCTTCACGCATCAAGCACAGGTAGGGGCACACAAATGCCCATTCATCGTCCGAAATATCACTGGGGTAACACCGCGTTGTCGCCATACCCCAAATTTAACCCTCAGTACAGAACAGCCTCTAGGGCCCCAGGGTTTCTAGGCCAGCAAAAAGCCCCGCGTGCCGAAAGGTGCGCGGGGCTTTTCGTGCGTCTCCGGCCCAAACAATCCCAACAACAGAAAATATTCAGGATGTATGGCAATTTTTGCCTTCTCCTGTTACTGCTGCTCATGAAAAAAATCGCCCAAGTCACCCTGCTGTTTTGGATAATGAAGATTTGCGCCACCACGCTGGGCGAAACCGCTGGCGACCAGCTGGCCCAAACCATGAAAGTGGGCTACGGCACCAGCTCGCTCATTCTGCTTGGCTTTTTTGTGGTGGTGCTGGCCGGGCAGTTGGCCGTGTCGCGCTACATTCCGGCGTTGTACTGGGCCACTATTCTGGCTACTAGCACGGCCGGCACCACCGTGTCCGACTACATGGACCGCACCCTGGGCCTGGGCTATGCCACGGGCTCGCTCATCCTGGTGGCGCTGCTGGGGCTGGTGCTGGGGCTGTGGTGGCTGCGCGAAAAATCCTTGTCCGTCACCGAAATCAAGACGCGCACGGGAGAGGTGTTCTACTGGGCCGCCATCCTGGTATCGAACACGCTGGGCACGGCCCTGGGCGATTTCCTGGCCGACGATTCCGGCCTGGGCTTCGGGGGCGGGGCCCTGCTCATTGGCAGCGCGCTGGCGGTGCTGGTGCTGGCATACTATTTCACCGGCATCTCGCGGGTATTGCTGTTCTGGGTGGCGTTTGTGCTCACGCGGCCGTTTGGGGCCACCTTTGGCGACTTGCTCACCAAGCCCACCGAGAAGCACGGGCTGGGCTTCGGCACCCAGGGCTCCTCACTCATCCTATTCGGGCTGCTGGTGGCGCTGGTGCTGTACGAGTCGCTACGAAAGCGCCCGGCTGGGGCCGACCCGGATACACTGGTGTAGGGGGCGCTAGGGGCCCAGGGCCCTAAGTACGAAAAAAAGCCCCGCGCACCTTGTGGTACGCGGGGCTTTTTTGTTTAAAATCAACCCGCTGCTTACGCTGCGCTTTCGTCTTTTACCACGATTTTCTCAATCGTGTCGTTCGGCTTGATTTGGTCGATGACGTCCAAGCCCTCCACCACTTTGCCGAATACGGTGTGCACGCGGTCGAGGTGGGCGGTGTTGTCGCGCGAGTGCACCACGAAGAACTGCGAGCCGCCGGTGTTCTTGCCGGCGTGGGCCATGCTCAGCACGCCGCGCTCGTGGTACTGGTGGTCGCCGCTGGTTTCGCAGTCGATTTTATAGCCGGGGCCCCCGGTGCCGGGTGCGCCCTTGGCGCCGGGCTTGGTGTTGGGGTCGCCGCCCTGAATTACGAAGTTCGGGATGACGCGGTGGAAGGTGGTGCCGTCGTAGAAGCCCTTTTGGGCCAGGTCGGTGAAGTTTTTGACCGTGTTGGGGGCGTCTTGCTCGTAGAACTCGACTTTCATGACCCCTTTGGGGGTGTGGATTTCGGCGGTTTTCATCGAAAAACAGGGAATGGGTGGGAAAATGCCCGGGGCGGGCGCTGCAAAAATAAGCGCCCGCCCCGGGCAACGGCACCTAAACAATCCGGGGCCCTCGATTGATTCGTATGGTACCCAACCCCTTTATTCTTTTCCTGTTCAGTTTTTTCATGAAAAAACAACTCTTCTCCCTCGCCGGCGCTTTCGCCCTGACCTTGGCCCTGGCCAGCTGCGGCAACGACAAGCCCGCCGAAACCGCCACCACCACGGCCAACGCTACGACCAAAAATCCCGCTGATTCAGTGGCCGCCATGGCCGGCGATTCGGCCCGCATGGCCAAACCCGGCGGCGTAATGGTGGACGGCGTGGCCATGACGGCCGACAAAGACATCGTGGACAATGCCGCGGGCGCCAAGAGTGTAAGCACCCTGGTATCACTCGTGAAGCAGGCCGGCCTGGTGGAAACCTTGAAAGGCACGGGCCCCTTCACCGTGTTTGCCCCCACCAACGCTGCCTTCGCCAAGCTGCCCAAGGCTGCCGTGGCTGCCCTCACGGCGCCCGCCAACGCCGCCAAGCTCAAAGGCGTGCTGACCTACCACGTCATCGCCGGCCGCCTGTTGGCCGCTGACCTGAAAGACGGCCAGGAGCTGACCACCGTGAACGGTGAGAAGCTGAAAGTAATGGTGAAAGACGGCAAAGTGATGGTGGGCAACGGCAAAGACGCCCCCGCCACCGTGCAAATTGCCGACGTGATTTCGAAAAATGGCGTTACCCACGTCATCGACGGTGTGGTGCTGCCGCTGGAGAAATAGTTAGTTGTCAGTTACTAGTTGTCGGTTGTTAGTACAACTGCCGTGACTGAAAAAAGGGCCCCCAGCGCATTGCTGGGGGCCCTTTTTGCGTTTAAAAACAGCTGGAGCGTTGCGCTAGCCAGCGCATATGCACTTTAGCGACTAGCAACTGACAACTAATAACAGACAACTAGAAAAACCTACGCCTCCAGGCCGGCATCTTCCGATACGCGGCGGGCGAAAGCGGTCCAGTCCACGTCGTCTTCGCCGCGGGCTACGGTGGTGCTCATGCGGTTGTGCACGAGCTGGGCCAGGGGCATGGGCGCGGCCAGCTGCTGGGCGTGGTCGAGCACGAGACGGAAATCTTTGCGGATGATGGGCGGCAGGGCCCCCACGGGCGTGTAATTTTTGGAGGCAATCATGCGCCCGTAGCCCTGGTACACGGGGCAGTTGAAGAGCGTGCCCACCAGGAAATCGTAGATGGGCTGGCGGCCCACGCCGCTTTTTTCGGCCAGCGTGAAGGCTTCCGCCATGGCCTCGATGGCCGCCCCAAGCATGAAATTGCCGCAGAGCTTCACTACACTGGCCGCGGCCGGGTCGTCGCCGAACTCGTGCACGCCCTGGCCCAGCGGCGCCAGCCAGGGCTGCACCCGCGCGCGGGCGGCCGGGGGCCCCGCCAGGCCCAGCCAGAGCTTGGCCGCCGCCGCGGCATCGGGCTTGCCGAACACCGGCGCGGCCACAAACTCCGAGCCGTGGGCGGCGTGGACCTCGGCCAGGCGGGTAGTGGTGGCGGGCGCCACGGTGCTGCACGAGATGTGCACCGCGCCGGGGGCCAGGCCGTGCAGCATTCCTTCGGGGCCCGTCACCAGTTCGGTGAGGGCGTCGTCGTCGGTTACCATCGTGAACACGGCTTCGGCGCCGCGGGCAGCTTCGGCGGGGGTGGCGGCCACGGTGGCGCCCTGCGTTTGCAGCGGGGCGGCCTTGGCGGCGGTGCGGTTGTACACGGTGAGGGTGTGGCCGGCCTTGAGCAGGTTGGCGGCCATCGCCAGGCCCATGTTGCCCAGGCCCAGGAATGCAAGTTTTGCCATGTAAAAGGGGAGTGGCCGAAGCCAGTGGTTCGCCCCGGTTTACTCAGCTACCCAGTGGTAGGTTTCGACGGCGCCGCCATCAACTGGAACTTGCTCGCCCATCAAAACCAACACATGCCGGCCATTTGGCTGGCTCAGGGCGTACGTCTTGGTGTCGTTGTTGTACAAGTCGGTTTCGTTGGTGTAGGTAATCAGCGGTTCGGACGTAGTAGGGCTGGTTCGCGTAGAAAGCTGGTAGCTAGTCTTGTAGTATTGCTGGCCGCTGCGCTTCACGTTGAGTACGTTGCCCGTCCCAAATACCAACTGCCGGGTGAAACCCACGGTAGCCGGGGTGCGGGCTCTGGCAAAACCGAAGGCGGAACTCTCCCATTCCCAGTGCCCAGTACCTTTCGCCAACACGTCGTAGCTAGTGGAGGTGCTGGCGGGCTGCACGTCGGCATCGTGCTTACACCCGGTGGTCAGTTGGGCGGCGCATCCGAGGGCCCCAGCAAGTAAAAGCGCTTTCATAATCGATGGTCGAGCAGAAGAGAGAGAATGTGTGAACCAAGGAGTTCCCAATTGCCTGTTTCGTTGCAAGCCTAAGGATTGAAATGTGTTAGAAAAGCAGCCCGCGGCCCCTTCCAACTGCTAACCCTACCGGGGCCCCAGCGAATCAGCCACCGGCGGTGCCACTGGTATTGCCAGCACCGAATCGGGCGCGGCTGGGGCTTCTCTTGCTGCCTCACTGGCGGGGGGCGCTTCCCGGAGCACGGCTGTTTCGGTATCGGTGGCCGGAATTACATCAGGCGCCAGAAATTCCTGGGTTTGCGTCGAATCAGCAAAGCCGGCTTCGTCTGAGTTGTCTGTCGGGCCAATGAAAGGAACCGGTGCTAGTTGGGCCAGTTGCGGGGCCCTCACCCGCACGGGGCCCCAGCCGTGCAGTAGGCTCCACCCGCCCACGCCCAGGCCCGCCGCTACGGCCAGCCCGGCCACCAGCCGCGCGGCGGCCCGGGCGGCCACCCGGGGCTGCACCGGC
This genomic stretch from Hymenobacter sp. PAMC 26628 harbors:
- a CDS encoding acyl-ACP desaturase, coding for MLSTTMISRGEVLQHLEGFLKENIYSFLKKVEDSWQPADYLPDSRRETFFDEVKDLREKASSLSYDLLAVLIGDTITEEALPNYEAWFHELDDLNRDDNNGWAQWIRGWTAEENRHGDLLNRYLYLSGRVNMREFEMSTQYLINDGFDLGTAHDPYRAFVYTSYQEMATNISHRRVGQLARTAGDDGLSKICGMIAGDENRHARAYKTFVEKIFEVDPSEMMLAFEDMMRKKIVMPAHYMRELGIDMGKTYGHFTDAAQRLGVYTSADYTDILDTLIADWKIANITGLNGAAEKARDYVMALPARLRRVSDRMPVPKLEYKFKWIS
- a CDS encoding cupin-like domain-containing protein: MDIQRVGDISHQEFMRDFYNPGIPVIFTQASKVWEANGLFTPAWFVEHYGDRTAEVKGREYTMREIISLLENSTEANPAPYPCIFDIPRSLPEILTLLQPLDLHYAKPNWLKNKLFEIGRWGGATELFIGGPGGKFPYLHLDYYHLNAWITQLYGEKRFTVFPRGQEHLLYPKPDDSWKSELNIFEPDFEKFPLYRDATPIHFTVGPGETLFIPFGTWHTAYSLTQTISVAFDQLNSKNCKPFMRDVWDFKKRQSTLKAVAMYSYAWLASQVCKIGEKAAA
- a CDS encoding DUF427 domain-containing protein, with product MKAVWNNTVVAESDATVVVENNHYFPADSLKKEYFEDSIAHTSCPWKGRASYYSLRVNGELNKDAAWYYPETSEAAQNIKGYVAFWKGVKIS
- a CDS encoding vWA domain-containing protein; translated protein: MATGFRFRDFVPDEQPEKGFESLFKLFMQLVTITSGDVGESLSWLNELDKQYGLTDDGYGMGNFIDDLKKKGYIDEDEQKKGEFHITAKSEQQLRKSALEEIFGKLKKSSTGNHRTPQTGQGDEQSTDLREFRFGDSLEQIQMTESIRNAQLNHGVDDGFMLTEGDLEVRENEHKSQTSTVLMIDISHSMILYGEDRITPAKKVAMALAELVKQKYPKDTLDVIVFGNDAWQIEVKDLPYLQVGPYHTNTVAGLELAMDLLRKRKTPNKQIFMITDGKPTCLKEGNSYYKNSFGLDRKVVNKTLNIAAAARRVKIPITTFMITSDPYLQQFVEEFTEVNQGKAYYSGLKGLGHLVFEDYKKNRRKTL
- a CDS encoding c-type cytochrome, which translates into the protein MKTVLRMIGLLLGLAVVANVGFVAFVAARGIPSYAPPKPALAQVLATPERLAQGEKLVLAACADCHLNRETGALSGHQLRDVTPDFGAVYASNITQDNVHGIGTWTDAELVGLLRTGIGRDGRYRVITPKFVHMSDEDVASVVAFLHADNAMAQPGPTASHPQEPSLLLKALSNTVMKPVLLPTGPVGAPTLTDAVAFGRYLLVGRYQCFECHSKDFKTNNALAPEKSDGYLGGGNKLLNAQGHEVVSRNITGDPGTGIGDWSEAQLGQALRFGRGPNGPLGAPMPKYSQLTDAEVHALYAYLQTVPKIKNATPEDGVLASK
- a CDS encoding sigma 54-interacting transcriptional regulator, translating into MQHDQLPTNHSQHITTLGQLKKSGYKSRSVKTELRENLIRKLRLKEDVFPGIFGYDETVIPELQRAILAGHHINLLGLRGQAKTRIARLLINLLDEYMPVVEGSELNDDPLQPLSVFAKKLIEEHGDNTPVAWVHRDERYTEKLATPDVTVADLIGDADPIKAATLKLPYSDERVIHFGLIPRAHRGIFVINELPDLQARIQVSLFNILQEGDIQIRGFKVRLPLDIQFVFTANPEDYTNRGSIVTPLKDRIDAQIITHYPKSIEIGKRITKQEARIKEDQKGMVTTNEITHDLVEQVAVEARGSEFVDAKSGVSARLTISAFEQVVAGAERRALINGEKTTYVRVGDFISAVPAITGKVELVYEGEQEGAGIVAEKLMGKAIRTLFLNYFPDPDKSKKLKNRVSPYKTVQEWFGSGNTLDLLHDASDADYHAALDKVPGLRDIVKELHPNEDANTTYFLMEFLLHGLSEHSLISRNRLTAGAQFKDLLSSMFTMPKFDEGDDEDEEEEKPRRRR
- a CDS encoding IS5 family transposase; the protein is MATTRCYPSDISDDEWAFVCPYLCLMREDAPQREHPLRALFNGLRYLAHTGCPWRYLPHDLPPWAAVYQQWERWRDARVFERIVHDLNELQRMLLGRAATPTAVIFDGRTLQSTPESGHRAGYDGAKRRKGSKAHIAVDTLGHLLSVVVTPANEQERAQVGELCRQVQEVTGQTVEVSFGDQGYTGEDPEYEAAVHDIDLQVIMKPEGQTGFVLLPRRWVVERSFAWCSRFRRLARDHERLSQTLQQLHFVVFACIMLARHASST